AAAAAATAGACATAATAAAAATTACAGACATAAGAAAATACCAAAGAAATGAAAGGAAAGAAATATGAGCTGGCTGGATAGTAATAATAATATACTTTTATCTCAGAAAAGTCTGGATTATTTGTGGGAAAAACAGAGGATTATTTCTGAAAATATTGCTAATAATGAAACGCCGGGGTACAAAGCAAAAACAATTTCTTTTGAGGATGAACTCAACGCGAACTTAGATAAATTTTCAAATCGGAAGGATACCACCAAGGAAGACGTGCGAGACGCTATTTTGGATTCCAAGATTCGGGTGGATGTCAGTAAGGAAGAAAGCAACAGACTGGATGGCAACAATGTGAATCTGGATGTGGAGGAAGTGGAACTGAACAGAGCACAGCTCCAATATATGTATCAGGTATATCAG
This region of Aminipila luticellarii genomic DNA includes:
- the flgB gene encoding flagellar basal body rod protein FlgB: MSWLDSNNNILLSQKSLDYLWEKQRIISENIANNETPGYKAKTISFEDELNANLDKFSNRKDTTKEDVRDAILDSKIRVDVSKEESNRLDGNNVNLDVEEVELNRAQLQYMYQVYQINDQFTRIRTAIGK